A DNA window from Coffea arabica cultivar ET-39 chromosome 6c, Coffea Arabica ET-39 HiFi, whole genome shotgun sequence contains the following coding sequences:
- the LOC140008809 gene encoding uncharacterized protein → MYFDGAAHRDGAGAGVVFYTPEADILPYSFTLTRRCSNNVAEYQALILGLETAVDMKQLHLRVYGDSKLVVNQLLGVYDVKKPELIPYYKYARQLMGYLGNVTIEHIPRNFNQQADSLARVASMITLPSHRNQISICQNWVIPLMFDEGNDSEEENTYHIFVHEIEKEEWRHLIIDYLNHGKLPEDPKKRVDIRCRAPRFIYYKRTLYRRSFDGVFLRCLGEDEAMQAMEEAHSGICGGHQSGPKLHFRIKRMGYYWPTMVKDCIDFARKCQACQFHGNFIHQPPEPLHPTVASWPFDAWSLDIVGPLP, encoded by the coding sequence ATGTATTTCGATGGAGCTGCTCACCGTGATGGAGCTGGTGCGGGAGTTGTCTTTTATACTCCTGAAGCAGATATATTGCCATACTCTTTCACTTTAACACGCCGGTGTTCCAACAATGTGGCTGAATATCAGGCGTTGATCCTCGGTCTTGAAACGGCTGTAGACATGAAGCAGTTGCATCTTAGAGTCTACGGTGATTCAAAATTGGTGGTAAATCAACTCCTTGGTGTTTATGATGTCAAGAAACCTGAATTGATCCCATATTACAAGTATGCAAGGCAACTCATGGGATATTTAGGTAATGTCACTATAGAACATATCCCTAGAAATTTTAACCAACAAGCTGATTCTTTGGCAAGGGTGGCGTCCATGATCACTCTACCTTCTCATCGAAATCAGATTTCAATATGCCAAAATTGGGTCATACCTCTGATGTTTGATGAAGGTAATGATAGTGAAGAAGAAAATacttatcatatttttgtccaTGAGATCGAAAAGGAAGAGTGGCGTCACCTCATCATTGATTATCTTAATCATGGAAAGTTACCAGAAGATCCTAAAAAAAGGGTTGATATACGTTGTCGAGCACCACGTTTCATTTACTACAAAAGGACGCTTTACCGAAGGTCATTCGATGGGGTGTTTCTACGATgtcttggagaagatgaggccaTGCAAGCAATGGAGGAGGCTCACTCTGGGATATGCGGTGGTCACCAGTCTGGCCCGAAATTACACTTTCGTATTAAAAGAATGGGATACTATTGGCCAACAATGGTAAAGGATTGCATTGACTTTGCTAGAAAATGTCAAGCATGTCAATTTCATGGCAATTTCATCCATCAGCCCCCTGAACCATTGCACCCAACTGTGGCTTCTTGGCCGTTCGATGCTTGGAGTTTGGATATAGTTGGACCACTTCCATAG
- the LOC113691325 gene encoding beta-amyrin 6-beta-monooxygenase-like, translating to MEAFYLYFLSLLVVLISISVPFLCHRSKSKKSKLPPGSSGFPLVGETLHFLMSGPEKFIHQRMEKYSDEVFATSLMGQNLAVICGAAGNKFLLCTANDFVSPWLPDSLLMFLNWVDSPGKSRKDLFSKIRGFHQAVIMRPEALKQYIPIMDSLTRQHLQTDWDPFHVVKVHPASQKITLILACKLLLGLEPDQAQRFSDSFTVSLQAFYSLPINLPGTAYNRALKEVDKLKQEFLKIILERKKMVLENREKAGSDVLSRTLLDENAHLLSDLEFAVYLVSLMIPTYESGSASITFVLKHLAELPHIYDMVYKEHMEIAKSKDPEELLNWEDVKKMKYSWNVICEAMRLAPPATGAFREVETDIHFAGVTIPKGWKVLWSPFTTNKNPKYFPEPENFDPTRFEGDGPTSCTFIPFSTGPRMCPGKDYSRFLILVYMYNVMRKFKLKKLIPDEKVLYRVGPYPASGLPMRLQPH from the exons ATGGAGGCCTTTTACCTATATTTCCTCTCCCTCCTAGTCGTGCTCATTTCCATTTCTGTTCCCTTTCTTTGCCACCGTTCTAAGTCTAAAAAAAGCAAACTTCCACCAGGCTCATCTGGATTCCCACTAGTTGGAGAGACACTCCATTTTCTCATGAGTGGCCCTGAAAAATTTATTCATCAAAGGATGGAAAAATACTCCGACGAAGTATTCGCAACTTCATTGATGGGACAGAATTTGGCAGTAATTTGTGGTGCCGCTGGCAACAAGTTCTTATTATGCACTGCAAACGATTTCGTTAGTCCTTGGCTTCCAGACTCActattgatgtttttgaattGGGTGGATTCTCCAGGAAAGTCACGCAaagatttattttcaaaaatccgGGGCTTTCATCAAGCAGTAATCATGAGGCCTGAAGCTTTGAAACAGTACATACCCATCATGGATTCCTTGACAAGGCAACACCTACAGACTGACTGGGATCCTTTCCATGTTGTAAAGGTCCATCCTGCATCCCAGAAGATAACACTTATATTGGCATGCAAATTACTGCTAGGTCTGGAACCTGACCAAGCTCAAAGATTTTCAGACTCCTTCACGGTCTCATTGCAAGCTTTCTACTCGTTGCCTATAAATTTGCCCGGCACCGCTTATAATCGTGCTTTGAAAGAGGTTGATAAGCTTAAGCAGGAATTCTTGAAGATCATTCTAGAGAGAAAAAAGATGGTTTTAGAGAATAGGGAAAAAGCAGGTTCGGACGTATTGTCTCGCACGCTGCTGGATGAAAACGCCCATTTGTTATCCGACTTGGAATTTGCCGTTTATCTTGTAAGTTTGATGATTCCCACCTATGAATCCGGCAGTGCATCAATCACCTTTGTCTTGAAACATCTTGCAGAGCTTCCCCATATCTATGACATGGTTTATAAAG AGCACATGGAGATTGCCAAGTCTAAAGATCCTGAAGAGCTGCTAAACTGGGAAGACGTTAAGAAAATGAAGTATTCTTGGAATGTGATTTGCGAAGCTATGAGGTTAGCACCACCTGCCACAGGAGCCTTTAGGGAGGTCGAGACTGACATCCACTTTGCAGGTGTCACTATTCCAAAAGGATGGAAA GTGCTTTGGAGCCCATTCACAACAAACAAAAACCCCAAGTACTTTCCtgaaccagaaaattttgatCCGACGAGATTTGAAGGTGACGGACCAACATCATGCACATTTATACCATTTTCAACTGGACCGCGAATGTGCCCAGGAAAGGACTATTCCAGATTCCTGATACTCGTATACATGTATAATGTCATGAGAAAGTTTAAGCTGAAGAAGTTGATTCCAGACGAGAAGGTCCTCTATCGTGTTGGTCCTTATCCAGCTAGTGGACTCCCCATGCGTTTGCAGCCACACTAA
- the LOC113692111 gene encoding beta-amyrin 6-beta-monooxygenase-like: protein MEAFSLYFISLLVVFISFSLPFLCRRSDSKKCKLPPGTSGLPLVGETLHFYLSGPEKFIHQRMKKYSDEVFATSLIGQNMAVICGAAGNKFLLCTANDVVSPWLPAVQSRFSNWVVSLGKSRKDVHTKIHGFHQAVIMSPEALKQYIPIMDSLTRQHLQTDWDPFQVVKVYPASQKLTLILACKLVLGLEPDGAQRFSDSFAVAQQGFFSLPINLPGTTYNRAVKEVEKLKQEFLKIILERKKMVLENREKAGSDILSRTLLDENVHLLSDLEIALYLVSLMIPSFEATSSSITFVLKHLSELPHIYDMVYKEHLEIAKSKDPEELLNWEDIKKMKYSWNVICEAMRLTPPAIGSYRVAKTDIHFAGITIPKGWKVLWSPFTTNKNPKYFPEPENFDPTRFEGDGPTPCTFIPFSTGPRMCPGKEYSRFLILVYMYNVVRKFKLQKLIPDEKVLYRGAPYPASGLPMSLQPH from the exons ATGGAGGCCTTTTCTCTATATTTCATCTCCCTCCTAGTCgtgttcatttccttttctcttccctTTCTTTGCCGCCGTTCTGATTCTAAAAAATGCAAACTTCCACCAGGCACATCGGGATTGCCACTAGTCGGAGAGACACTCCACTTTTACCTGAGCGGCCCTGAAAAATTTATTCAtcaaagaatgaaaaaatactCCGACGAAGTATTCGCAACTTCCTTGATCGGACAGAATATGGCTGTAATTTGTGGTGCAGCAGGGAACAAGTTCCTATTATGCACTGCAAATGATGTCGTTAGTCCTTGGCTTCCTGCTGTACAATCAAGGTTTTCAAATTGGGTGGTTTCTCTTGGAAAGTCACGCAAGGATGTACACACAAAAATCCATGGCTTTCATCAGGCAGTAATCATGAGTCCAGAAGCTTTGAAACAGTACATACCCATCATGGATTCCTTGACAAGGCAACATCTACAGACTGACTGGGATCCTTTCCAAGTAGTAAAGGTCTATCCCGCATCCCAGAAGTTAACTCTTATATTGGCATGCAAATTGGTGCTAGGTCTGGAACCTGACGGAGCTCAAAGATTTTCTGACTCTTTCGCAGTCGCACAACAAGGTTTCTTCTCATTGCCGATCAATTTGCCCGGCACCACCTATAATCGTGCCGTGAAAGAGGTCGAAAAACTTAAGCAGGAATTCTTGAAGATCATTCTAGAGAGGAAAAAGATGGTTTTAGAGAATAGGGAAAAAGCAGGTTCGGACATACTGTCTCGCACGCTGCTGGATGAAAACGTCCATTTGTTGTCCGACTTGGAAATTGCCCTTTATCTTGTAAGTTTGATGATTCCCAGCTTTGAAGCCACCAGTTCATCAATCACCTTTGTCTTGAAACATCTTTCAGAGCTTCCCCATATCTATGATATGGTTTATAAAG AGCACTTGGAGATTGCCAAGTCTAAAGATCCTGAAGAGCTGCTAAACTGGGAAGACATTAAGAAAATGAAGTATTCCTGGAATGTGATTTGTGAAGCTATGAGGTTAACACCACCAGCCATAGGATCCTATAGAGTGGCCAAGACCGACATCCATTTTGCGGGTATCACCATTCCGAAAGGATGGAAA GTGCTATGGAGCCCATTCACAACAAACAAAAACCCCAAGTACTTTCCtgaaccagaaaattttgatCCAACGAGGTTTGAAGGTGACGGACCAACACCATGCACATTTATACCGTTTTCAACAGGACCCCGAATGTGCCCAGGAAAGGAGTATTCTAGATTCCTGATACTCGTGTACATGTATAATGTTGTGAGAAAGTTTAAGCTGCAGAAGTTGATTCCAGACGAGAAGGTCCTATATCGTGGTGCTCCTTATCCAGCTAGTGGCCTCCCCATGAGTCTACAACCACACTGA